A window of Plutella xylostella chromosome 19, ilPluXylo3.1, whole genome shotgun sequence contains these coding sequences:
- the LOC119694037 gene encoding collagen alpha-1(I) chain-like, with amino-acid sequence MPPGGGAPAEHAARGPPAASGLHAAPGAPYAHEEHAACGPPAVPRRPATPGASYEDAAPASPGPAGPPYASYEHAERSRPASPGAPYAHEQHAARGPPAVRPPRKARRVFRGPRTLGARP; translated from the coding sequence ATGCCcccaggcggcggcgcgcccgccGAGCATGCGGCGCGTGGCCCTCCCGCGGCGAGCGGCCTCCATGCCGCGCCCGGCGCGCCCTACGCGCACGAGGAGCACGCGGCGTGCGGGCCCCCTGCGGTGCCCCGCCGCCCCGCCACGCCCGGCGCGTCCTACGAGGACGCGGCGCCCGCCTCGCCTGGCCCGGCTGGCCCGCCCTACGCGTCCTATGAGCACGCGGAGCGCAGCCGCCCCGCCTCGCCCGGCGCGCCCTACGCGCACGAGCAgcacgcggcgcgcgggccCCCTGCGGTGCGGCCCCCCCGCAAAGCCCGGCGCGTCTTCCGAGGACCGAGGACACTCGGCGCGCGGCCTTGA